A region of Haliotis asinina isolate JCU_RB_2024 chromosome 7, JCU_Hal_asi_v2, whole genome shotgun sequence DNA encodes the following proteins:
- the LOC137291037 gene encoding calumenin-like has product MKRLMYVLPLCLALTVFAEKEAHAPHDPLGDEKEIDGARNKHRDHEAVLGSRRDAEEADELSPEQAKKLLEQLAVKHDLNGDKLISRDEFITWILQSFKSLDEEEALERFKEEDEDHDNALGWAEYLKQQYDYTLEDVKKMREKPDEDDNRNMIEMVDEDERRFDGADLDKNKMLDKSEYVAFYHPYDFEHMHKFEIERGIKDYDKDNDGKVSLAEYVGDVDDAESRATETTQFSDYDKNGDGFLEGSELKKWFVQDNMDSAVEEVDHLMSVADKDNDHFLTFDEIRDHQEEFVSSQATDYGTTLERMRDEL; this is encoded by the exons ATGAAGCGTCTGATGTACGTGTTGCCTCTGTGCCTTGCGTTGACGGTGTTTGCCGAAAAGGAGGCCCACGCCCCTCACGACCCTCTGGGAGATGAGAAGGAGATTGATGGGGCGAGGAACAAGCACCGAGACCATGAAGCTGTTCTGG GATCCCGTCGTGATGCGGAGGAAGCAGATGAGCTGAGCCCTGAACAGGCCAAGAAACTTCTTGAACAGTTAGCTGTGAAACACGACCTGAATGGGGATAAACTAATCTCCAGGGATGAGTTCATCACTTGGATCCTGCAGTCTTTCAA GTCACTGGATGAGGAAGAAGCGCTTGAGCGTTTTAAGGAGGAGGACGAGGACCATGACAACGCCCTTGGATGGGCTGAGTACCTGAAGCAACAGTATGACTACACCCTGGAAGATGTGAAGAAGATGAGGGAAAAACCTGATGAGGATGACAACAGGAACATGATTGAG ATGGTTGATGAAGATGAGAGGCGGTTTGATGGTGCTGATCTGGACAAAAATAAGATGCTTGACAAGAGCGAGTATGTGGCTTTCTATCACCCATATGACTTTGAGCACATGCACAAGTTTGAGATTGAGAGAGGCATCAAGGACTATGACAAGGACAATGATGGCAAGGTTTCACTTGCAGAGTATGTTGGAG ATGTTGATGATGCTGAGTCGAGGGCAACTGAGACCACCCAGTTCAGTGACTATGACAAGAACGGCGACGGCTTCCTGGAGGGGAGTGAGCTGAAGAAGTGGTTTGTGCAGGACAACATGGACTCTGCTGTGGAGGAGGTTGACCATCTCATGTCTGTGGCAGACAAGGACAATGATCACTTCCTCACCTTCGATGAGATCCGTGACCACCAGGAGGAGTTCGTCAGCAGCCAGGCAACAGATTATGGCACAACGTTGGAAAGGATGAGAGACGAGTTGTAA